One genomic segment of Streptobacillus ratti includes these proteins:
- a CDS encoding SIMPL domain-containing protein (The SIMPL domain is named for its presence in mouse protein SIMPL (signalling molecule that associates with mouse pelle-like kinase). Bacterial member BP26, from Brucella, was shown to assemble into a channel-like structure, while YggE from E. coli has been associated with resistance to oxidative stress.): MKKIFLLLSLIVGLNVVGQEITISTRQKVEKEIIADTALINFKLKSEGKKLEKTRSVNREKLNEFFMKLNENGIKFDNITTNVISDRKFSKLKEEKENGYETNMTFSITSDISNGSKIINELEKIGAIGYKMNKGVITFKLSSTGKDKKDTYNKINEKIKRLKKNLGLDFEFVFSDSYKKIERIDETYYEVENDFSLKLRDLNKINKLIEIASKLNVEIDNNIEYSVSNLKERYLDMYEDAYTKARKKAKLLMMKDYEIKNIKSIKENRYLVDELERKINIANDVVEYAMPMLASYKTRGVESAKESTKTNGLEIVTPKIKLQNELTVEFIADDGKEDIKYPNELNLYSSFSKDIKADIVNFEISINTKSNKNMIDSNNKNAEVLAKLKKLLSNAKISYENIETISFDTKIYENYEKKLGKVIKNEQQATFNIRVGKINTLNYQKFLELTDNDKIRVYTSNNELFLEIKESAKTVNEAYNLANKRYGSLKLNLAKLNVDINLEQYHNTSLVEREEITEKVTNYITNNKLKIVTKDISNLSLMVSLLRELGIETEYINYGLDNVENYQKLFYDELLKDLKNKENRFNKLENIETKGFKSIKDDDNEMYKYYGRDGLMFNRNNYEYNLNISNEEIIKRAKENPYKIFVKPYRSNMVIEAVINLK; the protein is encoded by the coding sequence ATGAAAAAAATATTTTTATTATTATCCTTAATAGTGGGATTAAATGTTGTTGGTCAAGAAATTACGATATCAACTAGACAAAAAGTAGAAAAAGAAATTATTGCCGATACAGCATTAATAAATTTTAAACTAAAATCAGAGGGTAAAAAATTAGAAAAAACAAGAAGTGTTAATAGAGAAAAACTAAATGAATTTTTTATGAAATTAAATGAAAATGGAATTAAGTTTGATAATATAACAACAAATGTTATTAGTGATAGAAAGTTTTCTAAACTTAAAGAAGAAAAAGAAAATGGCTATGAAACAAATATGACATTTTCTATAACATCTGATATTAGTAATGGTTCTAAAATTATAAACGAACTAGAAAAAATAGGTGCTATAGGGTATAAGATGAATAAGGGAGTAATTACCTTTAAATTATCTTCTACTGGTAAAGATAAGAAAGATACATATAATAAAATAAATGAAAAAATTAAAAGACTTAAAAAAAATCTAGGTTTAGATTTTGAGTTTGTATTTTCAGATTCATATAAAAAAATTGAAAGAATAGATGAAACATATTATGAAGTAGAAAATGATTTTTCTCTTAAATTAAGAGATTTAAATAAGATTAATAAATTAATTGAAATAGCATCTAAATTAAATGTAGAAATTGATAATAATATAGAATATTCAGTATCTAATTTAAAAGAAAGATATTTAGATATGTATGAAGATGCGTATACAAAAGCTAGAAAAAAAGCTAAATTATTGATGATGAAAGATTATGAAATTAAGAATATAAAATCAATTAAAGAAAATAGATATTTAGTAGATGAACTTGAAAGAAAGATTAATATTGCAAATGATGTAGTTGAATATGCAATGCCTATGTTAGCTAGTTATAAAACAAGGGGAGTTGAAAGTGCTAAAGAAAGCACAAAAACTAATGGATTAGAAATAGTTACTCCAAAAATTAAACTTCAAAATGAATTAACTGTAGAATTTATAGCTGATGATGGTAAAGAAGATATAAAATATCCTAATGAATTAAATCTTTATTCTAGTTTTAGTAAAGATATTAAAGCTGATATAGTTAATTTTGAAATATCTATAAATACTAAGTCTAATAAGAATATGATTGATTCTAATAATAAGAATGCTGAAGTATTAGCTAAGTTAAAGAAACTTTTATCAAATGCTAAGATTTCTTATGAAAATATAGAAACTATCTCATTTGATACTAAAATATATGAAAATTATGAGAAAAAATTAGGGAAAGTAATTAAAAATGAACAACAAGCAACTTTTAATATTAGAGTAGGTAAAATTAATACTTTAAATTATCAAAAGTTTTTAGAATTGACAGATAATGATAAAATTAGGGTATATACTAGTAATAATGAACTATTTTTAGAAATAAAAGAGAGTGCTAAAACTGTTAATGAAGCATATAATTTGGCAAATAAGAGATATGGAAGTTTAAAATTAAATCTTGCAAAATTAAATGTTGACATTAATCTTGAACAATACCACAATACTTCTTTAGTTGAAAGAGAAGAAATAACTGAAAAAGTTACAAACTACATTACTAATAATAAACTTAAAATTGTTACAAAAGATATATCTAATTTATCACTTATGGTATCGCTATTAAGAGAATTAGGTATAGAAACTGAATATATTAATTATGGTTTGGATAATGTTGAAAATTATCAAAAACTATTTTATGATGAATTACTTAAGGATTTAAAAAATAAGGAAAATAGATTTAATAAATTAGAAAATATAGAAACTAAAGGATTTAAATCTATTAAAGATGATGATAATGAAATGTATAAATATTATGGTAGAGATGGATTAATGTTCAATAGAAATAATTATGAGTATAATTTAAATATATCAAATGAAGAAATAATAAAAAGAGCAAAAGAAAATCCATATAAGATATTTGTTAAACCATATAGATCTAATATGGTAATAGAAGCTGTAATTAATTTAAAATAA
- a CDS encoding cysteine desulfurase family protein: protein MIYFDNSATTRVDERVIEEMAKVMREMYLNIDSGYTLAYDIKKIIKDRKKIFKKVLGLNPDNFSFTSGGGEANNLALTCVMRKEKKGHLIISAIEHPSLLNTAMELKNEGYELDFVNVDEFGNIDIDNLKDLIRNDTKLVSIMGVNNEIGTIMDMANISKAIKEKNSNTYFHIDFVQGLNHVDFDFSKIEVDILSISSHKIHGPKGIGAIYIKNGVKIKEQIYGSNSENKYIPRTMPNELVMGFLKAIEIGNLEDKNKIKDLKEYFLEKLSNIPNIYVNSPKNSSDSIINVSFIGAKSEVLQNFLASNDIFISIGSACSANKKDSHVLKALNIPKERIESSIRISFSKYNNKGEIDKFFEVLTPFLQMLRSIK from the coding sequence ATGATATATTTTGATAATTCAGCAACTACTCGTGTAGATGAGAGAGTAATAGAAGAAATGGCTAAGGTAATGAGGGAGATGTATTTAAATATAGATTCAGGTTATACTTTAGCATATGATATAAAGAAAATTATAAAAGATAGAAAAAAGATATTTAAGAAAGTATTAGGTTTAAATCCTGATAATTTTTCTTTTACATCTGGTGGTGGAGAAGCAAATAATTTAGCATTAACATGTGTTATGAGAAAAGAAAAAAAAGGACATTTAATAATTTCAGCTATTGAGCATCCTTCACTTTTAAATACGGCTATGGAACTAAAAAATGAGGGTTATGAATTAGATTTTGTAAATGTTGATGAATTTGGGAATATAGATATAGATAATTTAAAAGATTTAATCAGAAATGATACTAAACTTGTTTCAATTATGGGTGTTAATAATGAAATAGGGACAATAATGGATATGGCAAATATATCTAAAGCTATTAAAGAAAAAAATAGCAATACATATTTTCATATAGATTTTGTACAAGGATTAAACCATGTTGATTTTGATTTTTCTAAAATTGAAGTTGATATCTTATCTATAAGTTCACATAAAATACATGGGCCTAAAGGAATAGGAGCTATATATATTAAAAATGGAGTTAAAATTAAAGAACAAATATATGGTAGTAATAGTGAAAACAAATACATTCCACGTACTATGCCTAATGAATTAGTTATGGGATTTTTAAAAGCTATAGAAATAGGAAATTTAGAAGATAAAAATAAGATTAAAGATTTAAAAGAATATTTTTTAGAGAAATTATCAAATATACCTAATATATATGTTAATAGTCCTAAAAATTCTAGTGATAGTATAATTAATGTATCTTTTATTGGTGCAAAATCTGAAGTATTACAAAATTTTCTTGCAAGTAATGATATATTTATTTCTATCGGTTCTGCTTGTTCTGCAAACAAAAAAGATTCACATGTTTTAAAGGCTCTAAATATACCTAAGGAAAGAATAGAAAGTTCTATTAGAATAAGTTTTTCTAAGTATAATAATAAGGGGGAAATTGACAAGTTTTTTGAAGTATTAACACCTTTTTTACAAATGCTAAGAAGTATAAAATAA
- a CDS encoding glycoside hydrolase family 57 protein, which translates to MKGYLSIVLHAHLPYVRHPEYEEFLEEDWLFEAITETYIPLLNMFENLTRDRVPFNITMTISGTLANMLNDEMLQNRYLKHMDKLVDFCTLELERLAPYPDMYAIAVHNYDTYFNARKYFLDNDKNLIKRFKYFQDLGNLEIIPVTATHGMLPMMKDFPNAVKAQVKMAKLDYMSNFGREPQGIWLAECAYYKGQDIYLKDEGIRYFLVDAHGIKNSNPRPVYGVYSPVFTENGVAAFARDLESSEQVWSSEVGYPGDGAYREFHKDAGYELDYEYIKPFLHSDGVRRNIGIKYHAITDKKGTFKKAYNPEEARNTAISHAYNFVYNRSKQIDYLASKMKYRKPIIVSPYDAELYGHWWYEGPIFLEYIFRAMQESNFGSITPSRYLDVYKLNQIVDLSMSSWGANGYYDVWVDGSNDYIYRHLHKAASKMIEMAKMEPANELEYRALNQAARELFLAQTSCWPFIMFTKTMVGYAEKKVSDHTYRLFKIYEDIKHGSIDEEWLREIEGRDNIFRNIDYRVYR; encoded by the coding sequence GTGAAAGGTTATTTAAGTATAGTTTTACATGCACATTTGCCATATGTAAGACATCCAGAATATGAAGAGTTTTTAGAAGAAGATTGGTTATTTGAAGCAATTACAGAAACATATATACCACTTCTAAATATGTTTGAGAACTTAACTAGAGATAGAGTACCTTTTAATATTACTATGACAATTTCAGGAACTTTAGCTAATATGTTAAATGATGAAATGTTACAAAATAGATATTTAAAACATATGGATAAATTAGTGGATTTTTGTACTTTAGAATTAGAAAGATTAGCTCCATATCCTGATATGTACGCTATTGCTGTACATAATTATGATACATATTTCAATGCAAGAAAATACTTTTTAGATAATGATAAAAATTTAATTAAGAGATTTAAATATTTTCAAGATTTAGGTAACTTAGAAATTATTCCAGTTACTGCAACACATGGAATGCTTCCTATGATGAAAGATTTCCCTAATGCTGTAAAAGCACAAGTTAAAATGGCGAAACTTGATTACATGTCTAATTTTGGTAGAGAACCTCAAGGGATATGGCTTGCAGAATGTGCTTATTATAAAGGACAAGATATATATTTAAAAGATGAGGGAATTAGATATTTCTTAGTTGATGCTCATGGAATAAAAAATTCTAATCCAAGACCTGTTTATGGAGTTTATTCTCCTGTATTTACTGAAAATGGTGTAGCAGCCTTTGCTAGAGATTTAGAATCATCAGAGCAAGTTTGGTCATCTGAGGTTGGATATCCTGGAGATGGAGCATATAGAGAATTTCATAAAGATGCTGGTTATGAACTTGATTATGAATATATTAAACCATTCTTACATAGTGATGGAGTAAGACGTAATATAGGGATAAAATATCATGCAATTACTGATAAAAAAGGAACGTTTAAAAAAGCATATAATCCAGAAGAAGCAAGAAATACTGCTATATCTCATGCCTATAATTTTGTATATAATCGTAGTAAACAAATAGATTATTTAGCAAGTAAAATGAAATATAGAAAACCAATAATAGTATCTCCATATGATGCAGAGCTATATGGACATTGGTGGTATGAGGGTCCAATATTTTTAGAATATATATTTAGAGCAATGCAGGAATCTAATTTTGGAAGTATCACACCATCAAGATATTTAGATGTATATAAATTAAATCAGATTGTTGATTTAAGTATGTCAAGTTGGGGAGCTAATGGATATTATGATGTTTGGGTAGATGGTTCTAATGACTATATTTACAGACATTTACATAAGGCTGCATCTAAAATGATAGAAATGGCTAAAATGGAACCAGCAAACGAATTAGAATATAGGGCTTTAAATCAAGCAGCTAGAGAATTATTCTTGGCTCAAACTTCTTGTTGGCCGTTTATAATGTTTACAAAAACTATGGTTGGATATGCAGAAAAGAAAGTATCAGATCATACTTATAGACTATTTAAAATATATGAAGATATTAAACATGGAAGCATAGATGAAGAATGGTTAAGAGAAATAGAGGGTAGAGATAATATATTTAGAAATATAGATTATAGAGTATATAGATAA
- a CDS encoding GNAT family N-acetyltransferase produces MNEKEIEEILYLHNKNFLDKKRYEDIVSIYENPNYSIFCIYEEELVGYMIILDSFDCYELFEIAIKKEFRNKGYAQKLLQNISYDKDVFLEVSEKNISAIKLYEKIGFKKISVRKKYYLDGSNALIMKK; encoded by the coding sequence ATGAATGAAAAGGAAATTGAAGAAATTTTATATTTACATAATAAAAATTTTTTAGATAAAAAAAGATATGAAGATATTGTAAGTATCTATGAAAATCCTAATTATTCTATATTCTGTATTTATGAAGAAGAATTAGTTGGATATATGATAATTCTTGATAGTTTTGACTGTTATGAATTATTTGAAATTGCCATTAAAAAAGAGTTTAGAAATAAAGGGTATGCCCAAAAACTTTTACAAAATATTTCATATGATAAAGATGTTTTTTTGGAAGTTTCTGAAAAAAATATATCGGCAATAAAACTTTATGAAAAAATTGGATTTAAGAAAATATCAGTTAGGAAAAAATATTATTTAGATGGAAGTAACGCATTGATAATGAAAAAATAG
- the lepB gene encoding signal peptidase I: MKIVLYLLFYIITSIMILTYLFKEKKVVDYINKIVDKLLEKLGLKSEKIKNDKILIFINTLVLIILGILAFKVDYTRNDILPIKNKIIIIGSALNFLIFLGTYLKKYYYEYTAILNIVLIVFGKAMFGVDDKYFLIINIVGTIFSLILIFYSNIELGNKVKKIFNSIYIIILVLIIQGYYLGNYAIPTGSMEPTIEVGDRIFANNVLYRFKKPQIGDIISFKEPLDNSLMYTKRITGTSGVTFKINEEDNNIYINGEKSSLNREYSVEGILKLYNNPEIYIPKKGDKVKLLSILELDIVNGNGVVEVTREDFLAKNISEKYYKYLFGFFNTNTLEQISGVDQDLSSKRYTYVLESDGRFVLPILDFKYDKDVMTKLLNGEEIELESNYYMAMGDNTRNSNDSRFFGYVKEERIYGKLLLRWYPFNRVGLLNE; the protein is encoded by the coding sequence ATGAAAATAGTCTTATATCTACTTTTTTACATTATTACATCAATAATGATATTAACTTATTTATTTAAAGAAAAGAAAGTAGTAGATTATATAAATAAAATAGTAGATAAACTTTTAGAAAAATTAGGATTAAAAAGTGAAAAAATTAAAAATGATAAAATATTAATATTTATTAATACATTAGTGTTGATAATTTTAGGAATTTTAGCATTTAAAGTAGATTATACAAGAAATGATATATTACCAATTAAGAATAAGATAATAATAATTGGAAGTGCATTAAATTTCTTAATATTCCTAGGAACTTATTTAAAAAAATACTATTATGAATATACGGCTATATTAAATATAGTCCTTATAGTATTTGGTAAAGCAATGTTTGGTGTAGATGATAAATACTTTTTAATAATAAACATAGTGGGAACTATATTTTCATTAATATTAATTTTTTATTCTAACATTGAATTAGGAAATAAGGTGAAGAAAATATTTAACTCTATCTATATTATTATTCTTGTATTAATCATACAGGGTTATTATTTAGGTAATTATGCTATACCAACAGGTTCTATGGAACCAACTATAGAAGTTGGAGATAGAATATTTGCCAATAATGTGTTATATAGATTTAAGAAACCTCAAATAGGGGATATTATTTCATTTAAAGAGCCACTTGATAATAGTTTGATGTACACAAAAAGAATTACAGGAACATCTGGAGTAACATTTAAAATTAATGAAGAAGATAATAATATATATATTAATGGAGAAAAATCAAGTTTAAATAGAGAATATTCTGTAGAGGGTATTTTGAAACTATATAACAATCCTGAAATATATATACCTAAAAAAGGAGATAAGGTTAAACTTTTAAGCATATTAGAACTTGATATAGTTAATGGAAATGGAGTAGTAGAGGTAACAAGAGAAGATTTTTTAGCTAAGAACATTTCTGAAAAATACTACAAGTACTTATTTGGTTTCTTTAATACTAATACATTAGAGCAAATAAGTGGAGTAGACCAAGATTTAAGTAGTAAAAGATATACCTATGTTTTAGAAAGTGATGGTAGATTTGTACTTCCTATACTTGATTTTAAATATGATAAAGATGTTATGACTAAATTATTAAATGGAGAAGAAATTGAATTAGAAAGTAATTACTATATGGCTATGGGAGATAACACAAGAAATAGTAATGATTCAAGATTTTTTGGATATGTTAAAGAAGAAAGAATATATGGTAAATTATTACTAAGATGGTATCCATTTAATAGAGTAGGGCTTTTAAATGAATGA
- the glpX gene encoding class II fructose-bisphosphatase encodes MKRELALEFARVTEAAALAAHKLAGRGNKEEIDRVAVEAMKIMLNRIKIKGEVVIGEGEIDEAPMLYIGEILGRPDGQYLEVDIAVDPVEGTRMTAQRQANAITVLAVGKKNSFLKAPDMYMEKLIVGPNAKGLIDLNKPLKDNIEIIAKANNKDLKDLTVIILDKPRHKEIIKDLQKLGISVYALPDGDVAASILTCMVDSDIDVVYGIGGAPEGVISAAAIRILGGDMQARLKLRNEVKGYSLENDKISKDEKRRCEEKGLVIGDVLKLDDLAHDDEIIFSATGITTGDLLEGIKRRGNIARTQTLLIRGSSKTVRYINSIHNLDYKDDKINHLVK; translated from the coding sequence ATGAAAAGAGAATTAGCATTAGAATTCGCAAGAGTTACTGAGGCAGCAGCACTTGCAGCACACAAACTAGCAGGTAGAGGTAATAAAGAAGAAATAGACAGAGTTGCCGTTGAAGCAATGAAAATAATGTTAAATAGAATAAAAATAAAAGGTGAAGTTGTAATTGGCGAAGGTGAAATAGATGAAGCTCCAATGTTATACATTGGTGAAATTCTTGGTAGACCTGATGGACAATATCTTGAGGTTGATATAGCCGTAGATCCTGTTGAGGGAACTCGCATGACTGCACAAAGACAGGCAAATGCAATAACTGTACTTGCAGTTGGTAAAAAAAATTCATTCTTAAAAGCTCCAGATATGTATATGGAAAAATTAATAGTAGGTCCAAATGCAAAAGGTTTAATTGATTTAAATAAACCATTAAAAGATAATATAGAAATAATAGCAAAAGCAAATAATAAGGATTTAAAAGATTTAACTGTAATAATATTAGATAAACCTAGACATAAAGAAATAATTAAAGACTTACAGAAATTAGGAATTAGTGTTTATGCCCTGCCTGATGGAGATGTTGCTGCATCTATACTAACATGTATGGTTGATAGTGATATTGATGTTGTTTATGGAATAGGTGGTGCTCCTGAGGGTGTAATATCAGCTGCTGCCATAAGAATTTTAGGTGGTGATATGCAGGCAAGATTAAAATTACGTAATGAGGTTAAAGGATATTCTTTAGAAAATGATAAAATATCAAAAGATGAAAAACGTAGATGCGAAGAAAAAGGTTTAGTAATAGGTGATGTTCTTAAATTAGATGATTTAGCTCATGATGATGAAATAATTTTTTCTGCCACTGGTATTACTACAGGGGATTTACTTGAGGGTATAAAAAGACGTGGAAATATAGCTAGAACACAAACTCTACTAATTAGAGGTAGTTCAAAAACAGTAAGATATATAAATTCAATTCATAATTTAGATTATAAAGATGATAAAATAAATCATTTAGTCAAATAG
- the rpmB gene encoding 50S ribosomal protein L28 has translation MQICEVFGKKVGHGNLVSHSNRATKRIWRPNLQTMKLMLDGKEVKVRVSTKAMKTLKGKNEDQVKKILLENKDNLSSKLAKILFSAN, from the coding sequence ATGCAAATTTGTGAAGTATTTGGGAAAAAAGTAGGTCATGGTAACTTAGTAAGTCACTCAAATAGAGCAACTAAAAGAATTTGGAGACCTAATCTTCAAACTATGAAATTAATGCTTGATGGTAAAGAAGTTAAAGTTAGAGTAAGTACAAAAGCAATGAAAACATTAAAAGGTAAAAATGAGGATCAAGTGAAGAAAATATTACTTGAAAATAAAGATAACTTAAGCTCTAAACTTGCAAAAATCTTATTTTCAGCAAATTAA
- a CDS encoding MetQ/NlpA family ABC transporter substrate-binding protein: MLKKILLFFTILFSSLTFSNDKVIKIAAAGYPMNEIVKIAAKDLEEQGYDVQISLLTDYVTANIGLNAKEFDANFHQHEPFMQIFNEKNNGTLVKVKPIYDVHIGFYSKTIKRKSQIPNGARVAVPSDPTNQDRALRILEKEGFIKLAKKTGLNNLADVKENKKRLKITPVAITALVQAYQEFDLAFNWPSHMLKIGVKVKDAILLEKSSDARFAVMLAAREDNKDSQKIKDLTKAMTSEKVRKFLLENYKEEGYPVF, from the coding sequence ATGTTAAAAAAAATATTATTATTTTTTACTATTTTATTTTCTAGTTTAACTTTTTCAAATGATAAAGTTATTAAAATTGCAGCAGCAGGATATCCTATGAATGAAATAGTTAAAATTGCTGCAAAAGATTTAGAAGAACAAGGTTATGATGTACAAATTTCATTATTAACTGATTATGTAACGGCTAATATAGGGTTAAATGCAAAAGAATTTGATGCAAACTTCCATCAACATGAGCCATTTATGCAAATTTTTAATGAAAAAAATAATGGGACTTTAGTTAAAGTTAAACCTATATATGATGTACATATTGGATTTTATTCAAAAACTATTAAAAGAAAATCACAAATTCCTAATGGTGCAAGAGTAGCAGTTCCTAGCGATCCTACTAATCAAGATAGAGCTTTAAGAATACTTGAAAAAGAAGGATTTATAAAACTTGCTAAAAAAACAGGATTAAATAATTTAGCAGATGTTAAAGAAAACAAAAAAAGATTAAAAATTACTCCTGTTGCAATAACGGCATTAGTACAAGCTTACCAAGAATTTGATTTAGCATTTAACTGGCCATCACATATGTTAAAAATAGGTGTAAAAGTTAAAGATGCAATTCTTTTAGAAAAATCATCTGATGCTAGATTTGCTGTAATGCTTGCTGCAAGAGAAGATAATAAAGATAGTCAAAAAATAAAGGATTTAACAAAAGCAATGACTTCAGAAAAGGTAAGAAAATTCTTACTTGAAAATTATAAAGAAGAGGGTTATCCAGTATTTTAA
- a CDS encoding methionine ABC transporter permease, whose translation MDYFTLELLLSIKDTFIMVLIPTICAILIGIPLGSLLYITKKNGLKENMYIYIPINIYINVVRSFPFLIFVIILIPLTRLVFGTAFGLLPASFPICFVAVALYARFVEQSFHDVDLGIIDAALSMKATSFQIVWHFLLVESRSSLVLGLTSSIISFISYSTVMGIVGGGGIGDFAIRYGYQEYNYALVYKVVSIMIVMVFLIQVTGNKISKKLDKRRRDS comes from the coding sequence ATGGATTATTTTACTTTAGAATTACTTTTATCTATTAAAGATACATTTATTATGGTATTAATTCCAACAATTTGTGCAATATTAATTGGAATACCGTTAGGTTCATTGCTATATATCACTAAAAAGAATGGATTAAAAGAGAATATGTATATATATATACCCATTAATATATATATTAATGTTGTAAGAAGTTTTCCTTTTTTAATCTTTGTTATTATTCTAATACCGCTTACAAGATTAGTTTTTGGGACAGCTTTTGGATTATTACCAGCAAGTTTTCCTATATGTTTTGTAGCAGTAGCCCTTTATGCAAGATTTGTTGAACAATCATTTCATGATGTTGATTTAGGTATAATAGATGCAGCATTATCTATGAAAGCAACAAGTTTTCAAATAGTTTGGCATTTTTTATTAGTTGAATCTAGGAGTTCTTTAGTTTTAGGATTAACTTCTAGTATAATTAGCTTTATATCTTACTCTACTGTTATGGGTATAGTAGGTGGTGGAGGTATAGGAGATTTTGCTATTAGATATGGATACCAAGAATACAACTATGCCTTGGTTTACAAGGTGGTGTCTATAATGATAGTTATGGTATTTTTGATACAGGTTACAGGTAATAAAATTTCAAAAAAATTAGATAAAAGAAGGAGAGATTCTTAA
- a CDS encoding ATP-binding cassette domain-containing protein produces MHVRINLGDRMNLKNINKKIGDFTLNVNLELKKGEIFGIIGKSGSGKSTILKIVQGLIKPDSGEISIDENIEMSSIFQGLNLLNNKDVYSNVALPLILKKQKDNEKVEEVLKYVGLLEKKNEYISFLSGGQKQRVAIARALVSNPDLLICDEVTTSLDKITKNEVISLFKKINRDYGTTILFVTHELEVAKKICDRVSVIENGEILEIFEVNKDFCEEREFSYLEYAKEVLK; encoded by the coding sequence ATGCATGTTAGAATAAACTTAGGTGATAGAATGAATTTAAAAAATATCAACAAAAAAATTGGAGATTTTACATTAAATGTAAATTTAGAATTAAAAAAAGGTGAGATTTTTGGAATTATTGGAAAATCTGGAAGTGGTAAATCAACTATTTTAAAGATTGTTCAAGGATTAATTAAACCTGATAGTGGTGAGATTAGTATAGATGAAAATATAGAAATGTCATCTATATTTCAAGGATTAAATCTTTTAAATAATAAAGATGTATATTCAAATGTAGCACTTCCTTTAATATTAAAAAAACAAAAAGATAATGAAAAAGTTGAAGAAGTATTAAAGTATGTAGGTTTACTTGAAAAGAAAAATGAATACATATCTTTTTTAAGTGGTGGACAAAAACAAAGAGTAGCTATTGCAAGAGCCTTAGTTTCAAATCCAGATTTATTGATTTGTGATGAAGTTACAACTTCACTTGATAAAATTACTAAAAATGAGGTTATATCTTTATTTAAAAAAATAAATAGAGATTATGGAACTACAATATTATTTGTAACTCATGAATTAGAGGTTGCTAAAAAAATATGTGATAGAGTTTCTGTTATAGAAAATGGAGAAATTTTAGAAATATTTGAAGTAAATAAGGATTTTTGCGAAGAAAGAGAATTTAGCTATTTAGAATATGCAAAAGAGGTACTAAAATAA